The following are encoded in a window of Phaseolus vulgaris cultivar G19833 chromosome 3, P. vulgaris v2.0, whole genome shotgun sequence genomic DNA:
- the LOC137807285 gene encoding uncharacterized protein isoform X2 encodes MEDSSFFDRMITHLRSTCKYYTGYPKDLGPSRVIHFTSEREFVALLHEGFPVVAAFTIRGNYTRHLDKVLEEAAVEFYPHVECPKYPGFCITRQKKEYPFIEIFHSPIQADKQGRVAEPNITKYNVKVLPFSYDLSAYGLREFFKRHGMWSSDSK; translated from the exons ATGGAGGATTCATCATTTTTTGATCGGATGATCACTCATCTCCGTTCAACTTGCAA GTACTATACTGGTTATCCGAAGGATCTTGGACCATCTAGGGTTATTCATTTTACCTCTGAGCGTGAGTTTGTTGCACTTCTTCATGAAGGTTTTCCTGTAGTTGCTGCATTTACTATCAG GGGGAATTACACACGACATCTTGACAAAGTATTGGAAGAAGCTGCTGTTGAGTTTTATCCTCAT GTTGAATGTCCGAAGTATCCTGGGTTTTGTATAACTCGGCAAAAGAAGGAGTATCCATTCATTGAAATATTTCACAGTCCAATACAA GCAGACAAACAGGGAAGGGTAGCTGAACCGaatattactaaatataatGTGAAAGTTTTGCCA TTCAGCTACGACTTAAGTGCTTATGGACTTAGAGAATTCTTCAAGCGACACGGCATGTGGTCATCAGATTCAAAGTAA
- the LOC137807285 gene encoding uncharacterized protein isoform X1 produces the protein MEDSSFFDRMITHLRSTCKYYTGYPKDLGPSRVIHFTSEREFVALLHEGFPVVAAFTIRGNYTRHLDKVLEEAAVEFYPHVKFMRVECPKYPGFCITRQKKEYPFIEIFHSPIQADKQGRVAEPNITKYNVKVLPFSYDLSAYGLREFFKRHGMWSSDSK, from the exons ATGGAGGATTCATCATTTTTTGATCGGATGATCACTCATCTCCGTTCAACTTGCAA GTACTATACTGGTTATCCGAAGGATCTTGGACCATCTAGGGTTATTCATTTTACCTCTGAGCGTGAGTTTGTTGCACTTCTTCATGAAGGTTTTCCTGTAGTTGCTGCATTTACTATCAG GGGGAATTACACACGACATCTTGACAAAGTATTGGAAGAAGCTGCTGTTGAGTTTTATCCTCATGTAAAATTTATGCGT GTTGAATGTCCGAAGTATCCTGGGTTTTGTATAACTCGGCAAAAGAAGGAGTATCCATTCATTGAAATATTTCACAGTCCAATACAA GCAGACAAACAGGGAAGGGTAGCTGAACCGaatattactaaatataatGTGAAAGTTTTGCCA TTCAGCTACGACTTAAGTGCTTATGGACTTAGAGAATTCTTCAAGCGACACGGCATGTGGTCATCAGATTCAAAGTAA